One part of the Parachlamydiales bacterium genome encodes these proteins:
- the sctR gene encoding type III secretion system export apparatus subunit SctR has product MFRNTLRIPFYLLALLLLAWFSPLQLFSQGRSVTSMQPSSAPQQATGAARAVSGSTHEGRTESTTYTGTQGIKVPEKTAVDDLNETFDNFKRPTLITQGVLLVLFSLLPFIIMILTSFLKIVIVLSLLRSALGVQQAPPNQIINGVAFMLSLFVMYPTVLEMYDVSQEAVRREKTPDSLFSEGASTYLLKVAAYTREPLRDFLKRNSSVKHHGMFYKMAYKVLPEDHRDSLKPDDFMILVPAYITSQLKDAFEIGVLIYIPFFVIDLVTSNILLAMGMMMLSPVTISMPLKLFLLVMLDGWTLLVEGLVSTFK; this is encoded by the coding sequence ATGTTTCGAAACACGTTGCGTATTCCGTTTTACCTTTTAGCCCTTCTATTACTGGCATGGTTCTCTCCACTGCAGCTTTTTTCACAGGGCAGATCAGTAACCTCTATGCAGCCTTCCTCAGCACCGCAGCAAGCTACCGGGGCCGCGCGTGCAGTCAGCGGGTCAACGCATGAAGGGAGAACTGAAAGTACGACGTATACAGGTACGCAAGGCATCAAAGTTCCTGAAAAGACTGCCGTAGATGATCTGAATGAGACTTTCGACAACTTTAAACGCCCCACATTAATTACACAAGGCGTTTTACTCGTACTTTTCTCTCTCCTTCCTTTCATCATCATGATCCTGACTTCTTTCTTAAAAATCGTTATCGTCCTCTCCTTGCTTAGAAGCGCCTTGGGTGTGCAGCAAGCGCCGCCTAACCAGATTATCAACGGCGTTGCCTTCATGCTCAGCTTGTTTGTAATGTATCCCACAGTGTTAGAAATGTACGATGTGTCCCAAGAAGCTGTACGCCGTGAGAAAACTCCCGACTCTCTTTTCTCTGAAGGAGCTTCGACCTACCTCCTAAAAGTTGCAGCCTATACGCGCGAACCTCTACGCGACTTCTTAAAAAGAAATTCCAGCGTCAAACACCACGGTATGTTCTATAAAATGGCATATAAAGTATTGCCGGAAGATCATAGAGACAGTTTAAAGCCTGACGATTTTATGATCCTTGTCCCCGCGTATATCACAAGCCAGCTTAAAGACGCGTTCGAAATTGGGGTGTTGATTTATATCCCCTTCTTTGTCATTGACCTTGTCACTTCCAATATTCTGCTCGCGATGGGTATGATGATGCTATCTCCTGTAACGATTTCTATGCCCTTAAAACTGTTTCTTCTGGTGATGTTAGATGGATGGACCCTGCTTGTGGAAGGTCTTGTATCTACATTCAAGTAA
- a CDS encoding L-threonylcarbamoyladenylate synthase has product MRASVETAIFYLKQGQPVALPTETVYGLAAPLSNPDAIEKVFQLKGRPKNNPLIVHLSSIEQLSAYVDTLPENIQLLAQAFWPGPLTLVLPVNAGTIPSNVTCGLSTAAFRIPNHPQTLAIIDQVGPLVMPSANLSGRPSATQAAHVEADFGEDFPVVDGGSCTHGLESTILISLEGQWKVLRQGAIPASNLEFVLEEPVHIDESTDEEQPLCPGRLYRHYAPKAKLLLSKDCVQAEAILGFSDRNYPEEYPFFNLGRSSHPEEAANRLYACLRALDDRQIKSAWVDTNFPRTKLWSTIYERLHRASL; this is encoded by the coding sequence ATGCGTGCAAGTGTTGAAACAGCCATTTTCTATTTAAAGCAAGGGCAGCCCGTAGCTCTTCCGACCGAAACAGTCTACGGTTTGGCAGCACCTTTAAGTAATCCTGATGCTATCGAAAAAGTCTTCCAGCTTAAAGGAAGGCCTAAAAACAACCCTCTCATTGTCCATTTATCCTCCATTGAGCAGTTGAGTGCATATGTCGATACACTGCCCGAAAACATTCAGCTCTTAGCTCAAGCCTTTTGGCCGGGACCTCTTACACTTGTTCTTCCCGTTAATGCGGGGACCATTCCTAGTAACGTTACCTGTGGACTTTCGACAGCAGCCTTCCGCATACCCAACCACCCCCAAACACTAGCCATCATTGACCAAGTGGGTCCGCTAGTCATGCCCTCGGCAAATCTTTCAGGACGACCTTCAGCCACACAAGCAGCCCATGTCGAAGCTGACTTTGGCGAAGACTTTCCCGTAGTTGATGGCGGTTCCTGTACGCATGGGCTAGAATCCACAATACTGATCAGCTTGGAAGGGCAATGGAAAGTACTGCGTCAAGGAGCAATACCTGCTTCCAACCTCGAATTCGTACTGGAAGAGCCCGTACACATTGACGAAAGCACAGATGAAGAGCAGCCTCTATGCCCTGGACGACTCTACCGTCATTATGCCCCAAAGGCAAAACTCCTCCTTTCAAAAGATTGCGTCCAGGCGGAAGCGATTTTAGGCTTTAGCGACAGGAACTATCCCGAGGAATACCCCTTTTTTAATCTGGGAAGAAGCTCCCATCCTGAAGAAGCGGCCAATCGCCTCTATGCCTGTCTGCGCGCATTAGACGACCGCCAAATCAAATCAGCTTGGGTGGATACAAACTTTCCACGTACCAAACTCTGGTCCACCATCTACGAGCGGCTTCATCGCGCTTCTCTGTAG
- the sufD gene encoding Fe-S cluster assembly protein SufD, with protein MMTLQYASEESFDQFLERIWDSSPKEDLFGKLKQNAWEAFLKLGLPTRKTEVYSYVTLRKLFSKNFAFLKPHAISKEAISPYILPECRQSVLVFINGSYSPELSNRSAIPASVTIDTLNDAYRTYGSFITNAWKRNLTSEKDPFYLINAALHHSAAFIYVPPKVVVEAPIQILSIIDAQDQIGLIFPRWHLFAGNSSQVKCCTTQAVLSGDSYVNMSAIDFNIEENAQVELVQLVTTERDDAWTLDSARAHLKRNSTLNTVSVTEGGEAARLDWHVVLAGENGEANLSGLGLCNGKHEGHAHILMEHQAPHCRSMQFYRNVIKDTARSSFEGKIYVHQEAQKTDAYQMNNNLLLSDNAQAYSKPNLEIFADDVKASHGCTIGQLDDEQLFYLKARGLSQEIAQHLLIQGFCSEVIDKITIESLLKEAGRTAAAYVSST; from the coding sequence ATGATGACATTGCAATATGCATCTGAAGAGAGTTTTGACCAGTTCTTAGAAAGAATATGGGATAGCAGCCCTAAAGAAGATCTCTTTGGTAAACTTAAGCAGAATGCTTGGGAAGCCTTTTTGAAATTAGGACTGCCTACACGTAAAACAGAAGTCTATTCTTACGTTACATTGCGCAAACTTTTCTCGAAAAATTTCGCATTCCTTAAGCCCCATGCAATCTCAAAAGAAGCGATTTCTCCCTACATACTCCCTGAATGTCGCCAATCCGTCCTGGTCTTTATCAACGGCTCCTACTCCCCGGAACTTTCCAATAGGTCGGCCATCCCCGCGTCTGTCACTATCGACACCCTAAACGATGCATACCGTACCTACGGTTCTTTCATCACCAACGCATGGAAAAGAAACCTTACAAGCGAAAAAGACCCTTTTTATTTGATCAACGCAGCCCTGCACCACTCCGCTGCCTTTATCTATGTTCCACCTAAAGTTGTTGTGGAAGCTCCGATCCAGATCCTCTCTATCATCGATGCCCAGGATCAAATCGGCCTTATTTTCCCGCGCTGGCACCTATTTGCAGGTAATAGCAGCCAAGTTAAATGCTGCACGACACAGGCTGTCCTCTCCGGTGATTCTTATGTCAATATGTCGGCTATCGACTTCAACATAGAAGAAAATGCCCAAGTCGAACTCGTTCAGCTCGTAACAACTGAGCGTGACGATGCCTGGACACTAGATTCTGCCCGTGCCCACCTCAAGCGTAATAGCACTCTGAACACTGTTTCAGTGACTGAAGGAGGAGAAGCCGCCCGTCTTGATTGGCATGTTGTCTTAGCCGGTGAAAATGGAGAAGCCAACTTAAGCGGTCTGGGGCTTTGTAATGGTAAGCATGAAGGGCATGCCCATATATTGATGGAACACCAAGCCCCCCATTGCCGTTCCATGCAGTTTTACAGAAACGTGATCAAAGATACTGCACGTTCCAGCTTTGAAGGGAAAATCTACGTCCATCAGGAAGCTCAGAAAACGGATGCATACCAGATGAATAATAACCTTCTCCTCTCCGACAATGCCCAAGCTTACAGCAAGCCAAACCTAGAGATCTTTGCCGATGACGTCAAAGCTTCCCATGGTTGTACAATAGGACAGCTGGATGACGAACAGTTATTCTATTTGAAAGCTAGAGGACTCAGCCAAGAAATTGCGCAGCATCTCCTTATTCAAGGTTTTTGCAGTGAAGTCATAGACAAAATAACCATAGAGTCTTTATTGAAAGAAGCAGGAAGGACAGCAGCTGCCTATGTTTCTTCCACCTAA
- the sctS gene encoding type III secretion system export apparatus subunit SctS: MFQSHVIQLAYQGLLLILILSAPPILISMFFGIIVAIFQAATQIQEQTLSFTIKLVAVTLTLMLMGGWLGAQIMSFSTSIFVNFPKWSVAGM, from the coding sequence ATGTTTCAATCACATGTTATCCAACTTGCATACCAAGGACTACTGCTGATCCTCATACTCTCCGCACCCCCGATCCTAATCAGTATGTTCTTTGGTATTATTGTGGCTATTTTCCAAGCTGCTACGCAGATTCAGGAACAGACTTTGTCTTTTACCATTAAATTAGTCGCCGTTACTTTGACACTCATGTTGATGGGAGGATGGCTGGGCGCACAGATCATGTCGTTCTCTACAAGTATTTTTGTTAATTTTCCCAAATGGAGTGTGGCTGGCATGTAG
- a CDS encoding MoxR family ATPase, with amino-acid sequence MDSVELTNKIKIENEKFQSLKDEIGRVIVGQKSLINRLFVALLANGHVLLEGFPGLAKTLTIVSLAKLLHCEFKRIQFTPDLLPADLIGTNIYNPKDGTFSVSKGPIFTQLLLADEINRAPAKVQSALLEVMQERQVTIAGQTFSVGKPFLVLATQNPLEQEGTYALPEAQTDRFLLKILVDYPSIEEEKEIVKRMATLGPLPELKPIMDAETILKTRETVNAIYIDEKIVDYILAIIFATRDPKRYNLDLEGKIATGASPRASIALQLASKAHAFLNGRAYVTPHDVKQMAYDVLRHRIRRTYEAEAEGITTDDIIKQILDKLIVP; translated from the coding sequence ATGGATAGTGTAGAGCTGACGAATAAAATTAAAATCGAGAACGAAAAATTCCAATCCCTGAAAGATGAAATCGGCCGGGTGATTGTCGGGCAGAAAAGCCTAATCAACCGATTATTTGTAGCATTGCTAGCCAATGGACACGTTCTTCTGGAAGGGTTTCCCGGTTTGGCTAAAACACTCACTATTGTTTCTCTAGCAAAACTACTCCACTGTGAATTCAAAAGAATCCAGTTCACTCCTGACCTCCTTCCAGCCGACCTGATCGGAACAAATATCTACAACCCTAAAGATGGGACTTTTAGCGTTAGCAAAGGCCCCATTTTCACACAGCTGCTCCTTGCCGACGAGATCAACCGCGCACCGGCGAAAGTTCAGTCCGCCCTCCTGGAAGTTATGCAGGAACGACAGGTGACTATCGCCGGACAGACTTTTTCTGTAGGTAAGCCCTTCCTTGTACTAGCAACACAAAACCCTCTTGAACAGGAAGGAACATACGCCCTGCCTGAAGCACAGACGGACCGTTTTCTCCTAAAAATATTGGTGGATTACCCCTCGATTGAGGAAGAGAAGGAAATCGTCAAACGCATGGCTACTCTAGGACCTTTACCTGAGCTGAAGCCGATCATGGACGCGGAAACTATCCTTAAAACACGCGAGACGGTCAACGCCATCTACATCGATGAAAAGATCGTAGATTATATTCTAGCGATCATCTTTGCTACACGCGACCCTAAACGCTACAATCTTGACCTCGAAGGGAAAATTGCTACAGGCGCTTCACCAAGAGCTAGTATTGCTTTGCAACTAGCATCTAAAGCTCATGCATTCCTTAATGGAAGGGCTTATGTTACGCCGCATGATGTAAAACAAATGGCTTATGATGTCCTTCGGCATAGAATAAGGCGCACTTATGAAGCAGAAGCAGAAGGCATCACCACGGACGATATCATCAAGCAAATCCTCGATAAGCTGATAGTGCCGTGA
- the sufC gene encoding Fe-S cluster assembly ATPase SufC has protein sequence MLKIEDLHAKIDEKEILKGLSLEVLPGEIHAIMGPNGAGKSTLAKILAGHPAYEVTHGTIEFKGQNILELEPDERSHLGIFMSFQYPLEIAGVTNFGFLHAAYNAKRKALKEPEISAADFDKMLEEHMKRMEVKTEMKHRNLNEGFSGGEKKRNEILQMAVIDPDLAILDETDSGLDIDAMRVVSRGVNHLMHPGRGLILITHYQRLLDYIKPDYVHVMIDGKIVHSGGPELALQLEELGYDWLEKTAPEGDTP, from the coding sequence ATGCTTAAAATTGAAGACTTGCATGCTAAAATTGATGAAAAAGAAATCCTTAAAGGGCTGAGCCTAGAAGTTCTTCCCGGAGAGATTCACGCAATCATGGGCCCTAATGGAGCCGGCAAATCCACACTCGCAAAAATCCTCGCCGGACATCCCGCTTATGAAGTTACTCACGGGACTATCGAATTCAAAGGCCAAAACATCCTAGAACTTGAGCCCGATGAAAGATCTCATCTCGGCATTTTTATGAGCTTCCAATATCCTCTCGAAATCGCCGGTGTCACAAATTTCGGTTTCCTGCACGCAGCCTATAACGCTAAAAGAAAAGCCCTAAAGGAACCAGAGATCTCCGCAGCAGACTTCGATAAAATGCTTGAAGAGCATATGAAAAGAATGGAAGTCAAAACCGAGATGAAACACCGCAATCTAAATGAAGGCTTCTCCGGCGGCGAAAAAAAACGTAATGAGATCCTGCAAATGGCAGTCATTGATCCCGACCTAGCCATCTTAGACGAAACAGATTCCGGTTTGGATATTGACGCTATGCGCGTCGTCTCCCGCGGCGTCAACCACTTGATGCATCCGGGAAGGGGATTGATCCTGATTACACACTATCAACGCCTCCTAGATTATATCAAACCAGACTATGTCCATGTGATGATCGATGGCAAAATCGTTCACTCCGGTGGTCCCGAGCTCGCCCTGCAATTGGAAGAATTAGGCTATGATTGGCTGGAGAAAACGGCGCCCGAGGGAGATACTCCATGA
- a CDS encoding SufS family cysteine desulfurase, producing the protein MSEPEDLSCCRKDFPMLTKTMHGKPLIYLDSAATAHKPLAVIDSLDGFYRDHYATVLRAIYELANFANNAYQQARVKVQQFINAPVPEEIVFTRSTTDAINIVAYSYGKAFVRPGDTVMITEMEHHSNLVPWQILCEDRGAKLIVAPFDDAGNLLLDRFEALIKEYKPKIIAVTHVSNVLGTLNPIKQLASIAHAHGAHILVDGAQSISHLPVDVQDLDVDFYAFSGHKLYGPNGVGILYGKADLLNEMPPAQGGGSMVEKVTFEKTTYNVLPWKFEAGTMMLAEIISLGAAIDYLQQYTMPKIHAWEQYLISYAMERIQEVDGLTVIGNPKKRESVISFTVEGVHPLDIGSMLDLKGIAIRTGHNCAQTLLQHYNLTTTARISFGIYNTPQEIDFFVDSLQATLAMLR; encoded by the coding sequence ATGTCAGAACCCGAAGACCTATCCTGTTGTAGAAAAGATTTTCCGATGCTCACTAAAACTATGCACGGGAAACCCCTAATTTATCTCGATTCAGCTGCAACAGCACATAAGCCCCTAGCTGTGATTGACTCACTTGATGGCTTCTATCGCGACCATTACGCCACCGTATTACGTGCCATCTATGAATTAGCCAATTTTGCCAATAATGCTTACCAGCAAGCACGCGTAAAAGTTCAGCAATTTATCAATGCCCCCGTGCCTGAGGAAATAGTCTTCACACGGAGTACAACTGACGCCATCAATATTGTTGCATATTCCTACGGCAAAGCTTTTGTCCGTCCGGGCGATACTGTCATGATTACAGAGATGGAACACCATTCCAATTTAGTGCCCTGGCAAATCCTCTGCGAAGATAGGGGAGCCAAGTTGATCGTAGCCCCCTTTGATGATGCCGGCAACCTCTTATTAGATCGTTTTGAAGCTTTAATAAAAGAGTATAAGCCCAAAATCATCGCCGTCACCCATGTTTCCAATGTCCTAGGCACCCTCAATCCCATCAAACAACTGGCGTCCATTGCCCATGCGCATGGTGCGCATATCCTCGTAGATGGCGCACAATCAATTTCGCATCTGCCTGTGGATGTGCAAGATTTGGATGTAGACTTCTATGCCTTCTCAGGACATAAACTTTATGGTCCGAACGGCGTAGGCATCTTATATGGCAAAGCAGACCTATTAAATGAGATGCCTCCTGCGCAAGGCGGGGGATCCATGGTAGAGAAAGTTACCTTCGAAAAAACTACCTATAATGTCTTGCCCTGGAAATTTGAAGCAGGAACGATGATGCTCGCCGAAATCATCAGCTTAGGTGCAGCAATAGACTATCTTCAGCAATACACCATGCCCAAAATTCATGCCTGGGAACAATATCTTATTTCCTATGCGATGGAACGTATCCAGGAAGTGGACGGTTTGACGGTCATAGGAAATCCTAAAAAACGTGAAAGCGTCATCAGTTTCACCGTGGAGGGAGTCCATCCCTTAGATATCGGTTCTATGCTTGATCTGAAAGGTATCGCCATCCGCACAGGGCATAACTGCGCTCAAACTCTCCTACAACATTATAATCTAACGACGACCGCTAGGATTTCCTTCGGTATATACAATACACCCCAAGAAATCGATTTCTTCGTCGACTCTTTGCAGGCTACTTTGGCAATGTTACGGTAA
- the sufB gene encoding Fe-S cluster assembly protein SufB codes for MSEEIVLPSPEYKYGFVTPVESETFAKGLNEDVVRAISAKRDEPPFMLEFRLKAYNKWLEMEEPLWANVHHTPIDYQSISYYSAPKSKPKLDRLEDVDPEILRTLEKLGIPLDEQKLLSNVAVDVVFDSVSIGTTFKKKLEEAGVVLCSISEAVHRFPDLVKKYLGTVVPIGDNFFACLNSAVFTDGSFVYIPKGVKCPMELSTYFRINDKETGQFERTLIIAEENSSVSYLEGCTAPSFDTKQLHAAVVELIALDHAQIKYSTVQNWYAGHPETGAGGVYNFVTKRGRCAGVHSKISWTQVEVGAAITWKYPSCILQGDYSVGEFYSVALTNGHMQADTGTKMIHLGKNTRSTIVSKGIAADKSHNSYRGLVKVAPRAEGARNYTQCDSMLVGNQCSANTFPYIEAGNKNCKVEHEASTSKLDEEKLFYLMRMGLSLEDAISMVVNGFCKDVIRELPFEFAKEAEKLLAIKLEHSVG; via the coding sequence ATGTCTGAAGAGATCGTCTTGCCTAGTCCCGAGTATAAGTACGGATTTGTAACTCCGGTTGAAAGCGAGACATTTGCTAAAGGGTTAAATGAAGATGTCGTGCGTGCAATTTCAGCCAAACGCGACGAACCCCCGTTTATGCTCGAGTTTCGTCTAAAAGCCTACAATAAATGGCTTGAGATGGAAGAACCTCTTTGGGCAAACGTCCATCATACCCCCATCGATTATCAATCCATCAGCTATTACTCAGCTCCGAAAAGCAAGCCCAAATTAGACAGGCTGGAAGATGTCGACCCCGAAATTCTCCGCACACTAGAAAAATTAGGGATTCCCCTGGATGAACAAAAACTTCTTTCCAATGTTGCCGTTGATGTCGTCTTCGATTCCGTTTCCATCGGCACAACTTTCAAAAAGAAATTAGAAGAAGCCGGCGTTGTCCTTTGCTCCATTTCCGAAGCGGTCCACCGTTTCCCCGATCTTGTAAAAAAATACCTAGGCACTGTCGTTCCTATCGGCGACAACTTCTTTGCCTGCCTAAACTCCGCAGTCTTCACCGACGGATCTTTCGTTTATATTCCCAAAGGCGTCAAATGCCCGATGGAGCTTTCAACCTACTTCCGTATCAACGACAAAGAAACAGGCCAATTTGAAAGAACCCTCATCATCGCTGAAGAAAATTCTTCCGTGAGCTATCTCGAAGGCTGCACAGCGCCTTCTTTTGATACCAAACAGCTCCATGCTGCTGTCGTCGAACTTATCGCCCTCGACCACGCCCAAATTAAATATTCCACTGTCCAGAACTGGTACGCCGGACACCCCGAGACCGGTGCAGGCGGCGTATACAACTTTGTGACAAAACGCGGCCGCTGCGCAGGCGTCCACTCTAAAATTTCATGGACACAGGTGGAAGTCGGCGCCGCCATTACCTGGAAATACCCGAGCTGTATATTACAGGGAGATTACTCTGTAGGCGAATTTTATTCCGTCGCTTTGACAAATGGACACATGCAGGCCGATACAGGCACCAAGATGATCCATCTCGGAAAAAATACCCGCTCCACTATAGTATCCAAAGGAATTGCCGCCGATAAATCCCACAACAGCTATAGGGGATTAGTCAAAGTCGCTCCAAGAGCCGAAGGCGCCCGCAATTACACTCAATGCGACTCCATGCTGGTCGGAAACCAATGTTCCGCTAACACCTTCCCTTATATCGAAGCGGGCAACAAAAATTGTAAAGTCGAGCATGAAGCCTCGACATCTAAACTAGATGAAGAAAAATTATTTTATTTAATGCGCATGGGTCTATCCCTTGAAGACGCAATCAGCATGGTCGTCAATGGCTTCTGCAAAGACGTTATTCGTGAACTGCCCTTTGAGTTCGCCAAAGAGGCTGAAAAGCTGCTCGCCATTAAATTAGAACATTCCGTAGGTTAA
- a CDS encoding flagellar biosynthetic protein FliR, which translates to MTENYILELFNKAFANYDPLAPLTLMFLFLARMLPIIALAPFLGARVAPHPVKMALGIALFVLFAPLLVTETTIHLTFSSYTVLLIIKEFFIGLILGFIISLPFVIVQNAGIIIDHQRGGASLMVNDPTVQNQSSPLGTLFNMVMIYIFYVGIKGVDGVSIFFNAILHSYEVIPPDQFFSDYFFQKGTPFWKVLMELFNKIMVLSIEMATPGLLIILMTDFFLGIINRLAPQVQITFLGMPLKSLLALAIITLGWHVYTDQFAKDSIKWTEYLYTIINMFDVGKAPIAP; encoded by the coding sequence ATGACCGAAAACTATATCCTGGAGTTGTTTAACAAGGCTTTTGCTAATTACGATCCCCTAGCGCCCCTGACGCTTATGTTTCTATTTTTAGCGCGCATGCTTCCTATTATTGCATTAGCTCCATTTCTGGGAGCACGTGTGGCCCCTCATCCGGTTAAAATGGCCTTGGGGATTGCCTTATTTGTATTGTTTGCTCCTCTCTTGGTCACAGAGACAACAATACATTTGACTTTCAGCTCTTATACAGTTCTCCTCATCATCAAAGAATTTTTTATTGGGTTAATCCTAGGCTTTATCATCAGTCTTCCCTTCGTCATCGTGCAAAACGCAGGGATTATTATTGACCACCAACGCGGTGGTGCAAGCCTTATGGTGAACGATCCCACTGTGCAAAACCAATCCTCGCCTCTGGGTACTCTTTTTAATATGGTGATGATCTATATTTTCTATGTGGGAATAAAAGGAGTCGATGGCGTTTCCATCTTCTTTAACGCTATTCTGCATTCCTATGAGGTTATTCCGCCTGACCAGTTTTTCAGCGACTACTTCTTTCAAAAGGGGACACCCTTCTGGAAAGTTCTAATGGAACTCTTTAATAAAATCATGGTCCTGTCTATCGAAATGGCCACGCCCGGCCTGTTAATCATTCTGATGACAGACTTCTTCTTGGGAATTATTAACCGTCTTGCCCCGCAAGTACAGATAACATTCTTAGGTATGCCCTTAAAATCTCTGTTAGCATTAGCCATCATCACTTTAGGTTGGCATGTCTACACAGATCAGTTTGCTAAAGATTCGATCAAATGGACCGAATACTTATATACGATAATCAATATGTTCGATGTGGGAAAAGCGCCTATCGCACCCTAA
- a CDS encoding DUF58 domain-containing protein: MTIPKESILERIRRIKIMTSRLAEDLLAGAYHSAFKGRGMEFEEVREYSPGDEIRHIDWNVTARMQHPFIKMFREEREISVVLLIDISSSTLFGKVNNQKRDYIAELAAVLAFSASKNNDKVGAIFFSDQVEKIIAPKKGFQNVMHILDDAMVYSPKSKGSALTPALTAFGRMYPRKSICFVISDFLFNLEPKLLTLTASKHDLIALVVSDDIEHNFPEHDALIEMEDLESGQRAVLDNTMTQEYSNRYRNFIKGQQQKLLRAGGSVIVLNSSKPYLQPLQSFLRLRSRRR, from the coding sequence GTGACAATCCCCAAAGAGTCTATCTTAGAACGCATCCGGCGCATCAAGATCATGACCAGCCGTCTGGCTGAAGATCTTCTTGCAGGGGCATACCACTCAGCCTTTAAGGGCAGAGGGATGGAATTTGAAGAGGTACGGGAATATTCTCCGGGAGACGAGATACGCCATATCGACTGGAATGTCACAGCCCGCATGCAGCATCCCTTCATAAAGATGTTCCGCGAGGAACGTGAAATTTCCGTCGTATTGCTTATCGACATTTCTTCTTCAACTCTCTTTGGCAAAGTGAACAATCAGAAAAGGGATTATATCGCTGAATTAGCAGCAGTCCTAGCCTTCTCAGCTTCAAAAAATAATGATAAGGTCGGCGCCATCTTTTTTTCAGATCAGGTAGAAAAAATAATCGCACCTAAAAAAGGCTTTCAAAATGTGATGCATATCCTGGATGATGCTATGGTATATTCGCCCAAAAGCAAAGGTTCTGCACTAACTCCTGCATTAACAGCGTTTGGAAGAATGTATCCGCGTAAGTCAATCTGCTTTGTTATCTCGGATTTTCTTTTTAATCTTGAGCCTAAACTGTTGACCTTGACAGCTTCCAAACATGACCTTATTGCCTTGGTTGTCTCAGATGATATCGAGCATAATTTTCCTGAGCACGACGCCCTCATAGAAATGGAAGATCTTGAATCAGGTCAAAGGGCAGTTTTAGATAATACAATGACGCAAGAGTACTCCAACCGCTATCGAAACTTCATTAAGGGGCAGCAGCAAAAATTGTTAAGAGCTGGCGGCAGCGTGATTGTACTCAATTCCTCAAAACCTTATCTCCAGCCTCTGCAAAGCTTTCTGCGACTACGGTCAAGGAGGCGTTAA